From the genome of Palaemon carinicauda isolate YSFRI2023 chromosome 36, ASM3689809v2, whole genome shotgun sequence:
ttataacctatcatatttttcattaattacatttaaaactcattattatctctctctctctctctctctctctctctctctctctctctctctctctctcacacacaaataaaatctttgtttcttcacaaagtttgttatattaAAAATCAGTCATGATTCGAATtatccttaattttttccaaactCGCACCTTCTCTGTCACATCAAACATTATAGCGGTTACcaaattgttcgatgactttaaaaaccggcctaGTATGTTCTTCTCTTCTTTGTAGATGATTCCATAATTGAAGTAATTTGACTTATAACTGAAGATATGTAAAGTATTTTGGATACGGAATGGGCAATTATCCTTcttaacagtttagaattattgtaaattatcacACTGTCATTAGCAGCAGtctgctattgttgattaaacgcaaacaaaatggttttcctgttttgctacgtaTTTAGGAATTCATATGGAtatgataagtaaaatatttgcaatatatttactaaaagctcttaatatcattagttatcaccttgatcatttgtgtttaatgcatttgtttgtttattatgatcaacGATGGAGCATAGAGTAAACAACTGGAAGGTTTTTGTTTTAGGCGACGTGTTAAGGAAAAACTTTATATAAAtcacattcatttcatttatttcgaagttctaagaaaaCTAATTAAAACAACATCGGTAGTAACAAATTCATcacatcgctacctcattgcaagagggtcttaactccaaattcctgatttttcaggagacgcatttgaaagttgctaagtcctatgaatttgatcatgtttcacaaactTCTTTGTGCCATCTCTCGGcagctaattcacctagatttacgacttttaccaaaagatgcagaatcaattcggcaatcttgtacaccatataactctaaactagcaaatttggagttacgaccctcttgcaatgaggtagcgacatGATCAATACTCGGTAAGGTAGCTGTTGCTGCAAAAACTAACgtaaacacagatgtgtaaatgcgttcgtttctttgttgtgatcagagatgaacgtaaacaaaacaatggtttcaGTTTTTTATTCTGCTTTTTGAAGTGTTTAGGAAAACGcctgatataaaatcgcctttatttcattaattttggaTTTTCTGTGATAACAACTAAAGCTAGTCTATGCAGTGATGATTTTGCTATTCATCAGTTgtgttatacaatagatatgacgtAAACTTTTTTAAATTTGTCCTAAATTTAAATCgtgttataatgggaaatatatggtatttacacccttcctggttgtaattttaacctttttcaagttattaaaacttgaaaatatttttaatgttttatttatttataagaacagtgtaatattataaaaatacagttacagtgaaccttcgctacttcgcggttcgaccatcgcggattcatcacttcacggatttttttcataacccatatatatatacatattggtaataacaaaatcaacatactgtactgaataatcaatataatcgatgcaaaaactaacctatacacagatgtgtacagtaaatgcgtttgtttcttctttatgatcagagaaacgtaaacaaaacattggttgccattttttatcgtgctttttggcgtgtttaggaaacacatgatataaaatcgcctttaatatttgtgcctgttttagtttagggtactgtagtacatgcattaagtgttctgtacattaaagggtagtttgttaacagtactacgtacaagggaaggttttaaaagtctgaatatacatgttaaataaataggtaaatatggtgtcactacttcgcggattttcacctatcgcggtcgggtctggaacctatctaccgcgataaacgagggttcactgtatagttcATGGAAAGTCTTGAAAATGGTTAGTAAACATGTTTTATTAGTTAAGTTGCTGTTTGTCATGGCCCTAAGGGAATTATTATTCTTAGGGGTtttgaaatatgcgattttccatttatgcagGGCCATTGATCGTCCAAATTCTCCCATAACGCAAGACCTTACTGTACATACTTGTAGGATCCtgatttgaataataatttaatcaatatAGAGGGTACTTGATGGGAGACAACAATGGTAGTAATCAGTGAATCTCTATCTTTCCTTTTGCCATATATGGTAACAAGATTTGTTTATTATGGTTAGTGTACCTGAAATCTTTTAAAACATCcttttaatgctgttattattcTCGCAGTCCTATGGGAAAAGCATCTTGTATTCTCAAAGGTTCTATCAAGGTTTTGTCTCCTGTAGATTCACTGTCTTCATATAATGCACTCAAATTTCTATTGACTAAGCAACATAGTTTTCTGGTATGATAAAggatatttttatctttaattttataaGTATACTTCAAATCTAAGGCTTGTAAGTCGTATTTATCGTGTGACACATGCTTTcatatctttttctttatcttgCAGATGTGTTGTGGAAAGGAAAAAGTTCAACTGTATCCATCTCAAAAGTATCAACAGTAGGCTCTTCCCAATCCGTATTTGTTCCTGTGCATGTGATAAGTTCTCCATCCCAGAACCCAGTTCAACAAATGCAATTGACAAACAGTCTAGTTAGGCATCCATATCCCCAGATGCAGTTGGTAGACACTCAAGTTCAGAAGTCACCTCCACAGGTTCAGGTATTAAAATCTCGAGTTGGGAACCCTCCTTCTCAGACACAATTACAGGGTGTTCATGTTCAGAACTCCTCTGCACAGATAAAGTTTCTAAGTACACAGGTTCAAAAGCCACATACCCAATTGTTGACTACTCAAGCTCCAATGCCGGTTCCACGTATTGCACCTGCTTCACAAAGGTACATTGTGGGACATTCTCCTCATCAAATTTTGGGTCAACATGTACTAACAACTGCTCAGTCTCCATTGGTAATGGCCCCAAGTGCAGCTTCATCTGGAAATGATGTAACAACTGTTGTCAGAACATTAGTATCACCCCATGTAGTAGCAGCTACCTCTCAGTACCCAGGTGTTGGGTCAAAACCGTCACTACCAAAAGTAATTACTGGTCGAATAAAACCGATACAAATTATCACCAAGGGTGTAGTGGACACACCCCTTGAAGACATACCAATAGTAGACCTAAAAGAAGAAGAATCTCTGGACAAGTATGATAAATGTACAAAGCCTTTCCAGTGTTCTGAGTGTGGCCTTCTTTGTGCAGATGAAAAGGCATTAGAACAACATGAGAACAATCATTTGGGGGAAGTTAATTACATTTGTGACCAGTGTGGAAAAGAGTTCAGTACAAAAAGCTCATTCGAGGAACATTTAAAGCTACATGCAACCGAAAAGAAATTTGAGTGCGATGTTTGTCACAAAAAATTTGATTATAGAGATAATCTTATTTTTCATATGAGAATACACGGAGGGATCAAGTCATTTTCTGCCAAGTGTCCCATCTGCCAGAAAAAGTTTGGGAATAAATCAATGAGAGACAGTCACTTGAAAAATCACACTGTTGAAGAGCTCAGACAATACAAGCAGGCCAATAGTGAAATTGTCCCCCCTCCAAAGAATGATGTAAGCTATCAGTGTGACGTCTGTTCTAAAGCTTTTCCAGATAAAGTATCCCTTGAAAATCATAAGGTTGTTCATATCAAGTATAAAAGAGGACCAAAATTGGAATTAAAAAGGAAGGCAATACTGGAAGGGGTTAAACATTCATGTGAACATTGCAAGAAAAGTTTCAACAGTACACAGTCCCTCAAGAGTCACTTGGACGTTTGTGAAGAAAAGAATAAATCCAACTCGGTTGCGTGTGCCTTTTGTAAGAAACATTATGGAGTTATCAACCAGTCTAAAGACGATGGATCGCAGGGTATGAAGTTCATATGTGAACCGTGCTGTACATTTTTGGCACAAAAAAGTCAGGTGTCAGGATTCACTCCCCGTTTAGAAAATCGCTTCATTTGTAACAAATGTGACAGATGTTTTGAAAGTGAAGCCCAGTTAAGAGACCATCTCAAGTCACACAAGCCTGTCAGGTGTTTCCTTTGTAACAAGAACTTTCCATCATTTAGTGCCTTACAAGAACATAAAGTTTCTCAACATGGACAGGGACGGGTAAAACATCTGCGAGGTCGTAGATCTCTCGCAACAAAAAGCAATTCTCCTATTAGTGGAGACAGAGCTGGGGCTAagttgaagaggaggaagaaaaggaagagaatagAGAGGTCAAAGTCCAGAAATAGAATAGAGAGAATGCAATATGAACAGAAACTTGAAGAGAAGAGGATGGTGATGATGGAGGCAGCGGAAAATTTTGAGGTACCCTACAAGAAAGCGAGATTCCAGGTTGATGGAGGAAATATTTCAAGTGCAGAAGAGGTCATGTATAGTGGTGATGAAAGAAAGGTCGGTAGTTTTGGGGAGGATGAAGACTCCGATGACTATGACTCCGATCCTAATTTGGGAGTACCTGCTGAGGAggatgacgacgacgatgatgatgacttCTTGGAATCGAATCAACATACAAACGTCGTTGATGACGACGATAATTTTGATGATGAGGATtttgacgatgatgatgaggatgaagatctAGGTCTTTTTAACAAAAAATGTATGAAGAATTTGGAAGTCACTATCAAACAAGAACCggatgataatgaggataataaggCTAAGGTAATGGGGAATTTTACAGTATTTAATGCTCTTCCATCCAAAGTAAAAGTCAACGCGACTCCGTCGTTGATTCCGGAGAACGAAATCAAACAAGAGAAACCTGATGATTATGAGGAATTAGATGTTCAGATCAAGCAAGAGAAGGAATTTATGGAAGAGGCCACTGTTAAAGAAGAAAATGTGATGATTAAAGAAGAAAATACTTTCATGGAGGAAGAAATTTTGGAAGAAAGCCTTCTGTTTCCAATTAAGGAAGAAAAACTGGATGAAAGTGATCTTTTGGTTGAAGACGAATATGAATTCACTCCCTTTGGTAATCCTGTGAAGGAGGAGAGACCTTGAAGTCAGTAATCATAAACTACAAAGTTTTATATTGTAAAAAGTGTATAGTTTAGTTAGGTTATTTTAGCTTAGTTCTTATTTTCTATTTGATATTTCTTGAGCAACGTATTGTGTACTGTAAATTTCTTCAGTGAATGATCATGGAAAACcataaattattttttacttcATAGATCACTTGTATTGAAAGTTTTTATTGAATGTGATCGAGAAGAAATATCTTCACATTGTTTTAATTAATGTCTTTTAAAAACAATGAATTAGTATGTAttcaaaaaattgatttttttttttttttttcatattttaccagTTATTGGGAGAGTTTTtgcatttcaattatttttataagCTGCTATTTTATTTACTGCCTGAAATGTTTAAAAGATTTTTATGCAATTACTAATCAATTTATTTGTCTACTGACAAGcaagttataaatattttttacttaGGAGAATTTTGACtatttttcttgataaaaaaaatacatcttgGATGAGATGGACATTTTGCAGGGAAAAGTTGAGGATAATGTTACCTTGCATTCTATTTATTGATTCTATTTTAGAGTTGttattttaatgttgaaatattttttgttaattctTATTGCAAATGTTAAATTTCTCGTGTTCGTATTTGTCAATCTTTTGTTGTACCAACTTTTCAAGATCGTTCTCAAGTCATATGAACGTGAACATTTTGCAATGCCTTGGTTTTTACAAACTAATGCTGAAATGTGAACTGCCTAAGAAATAATTTTCAACTGGTATTGTTCACGGTTCGGATGTACACTTATTGTATTTAATGCAAATATTGTAAATTATAAAATTCACTGagttgttttattatcattttctgtGGATGAGatttattatactgtatggatCAAAACATTATTACTGAATTTAGTTGGCCCCTGAAattatgctgtttttttttattatttttacatagtTTTGATGTTATAATTCAGTTTCTTTGtatattttatgtacatttttgctTTTATACTATAAACAAAGTTTTGCAAATGGCTGAACTGATTTCTTAGAAAATCAGGGAGGTCTATTCATTACCCTCGGGAGTGATAAGCTTTGTTGATTTCAGTTGTATTCAGTAATGTCACAGAACTTACGGGAGTGATGAATAAGGTTGTGTTTATCCCTCGTGTTCAAAGAATTAAAGATAACTACATTTGTTCCCATGTGTATAGAAATCTTTTGGCTATGAAATTAGAGAATGCCTTCAGCACACGCAGGAACTAACGGAAACTCGTGAGATAGGTAGTTTCGTAAATGCAGGTATGAGGTTGGGTGCTGCCACCAGTTTATGACAAGATCAGTGGTAAACCAACACTAACTGTTCGCTGTCGTCGTTATATGCAAAGTGCAGATTGTGGCCTCCAGTTCAGTGACAGGCCTACTCTTTAAAGAAGACGAGTCTTCTCAAGCGTTATCCTTGGGGATGCCAAAGAGGCTTTATATCACCATAATGTCTTTCAAGTTCACATGCCGTAGAGGCTAATACAGTACGCATACAGTATAGCACTGGTTCAGTCTTAGGTGATTATGCGGTGGATGTAAGGGGGATGTTTGATCTGTGTTGGCTAGTTTTTCAGACTTTGGTGTAGTGTAGAGTTTCCTTGGTTACTGTACCCCATCAGGCACTGGAAGGTCTCCTGTTGGGGTTTAGCCCACCACCAATGAGGTTTAGCAAAGGGTAGAACAAACCTTCCCTAGGTATTGGAGGCTGGCCCTCGACTTCACTTTGTAGGGAGCTGGTAGCGTAGGTTACCTCGCTTCCAATGAATCCAGTGATAGTAAGCGTAATGCTAATGCCAGTTAGACATCTGCAGTGCACTTAAAGCACAAGAAGGCTCTGAAGAAAGCTCCCACACCTTTTGTTTGTGGCTGTGCCTGTATCAAAAAAGGGTAGTAAAAGGCTCCCACACCAGTAGCGGTAGTGACTTCTTTGCCTAcaacttttcccacttttatgtggggtcgatgtttctggtcagctttctccatctacctctgtcccacacctcatcaccggttaatccctttgatcggtcatccttgatacaatccacccaccttcgctttggtctccctctccttctcgttccctgtacctccatttccattactctcctcccaatatactgttcatctcttctcatgacatgaccataccatctaagtctactttcttggatcatatctgatagttttctaactcctgtggtacccctaattacctcattccgtatcttatctcttcttgtcaccccacacatccatctcaacattctcatctctgccacatccatcttcttctcttctgtcttctttattgcccatgtttccagtccatacatcattgccggtctcacaactgtcctgtgtactttgccTTTCAACTTAACTCCTATTCTGCTGTCACCTACAGTAAATAACCGTAAGAAAGCTTGTAGGGGTGGTGCCAATTGCTTTAGTTTCGCACACCCATGTACCTGTCACCCTGGGGAATGTTGCTCCAGCCCTCCTGTGCCAGTCACCCTTGTGTTTGTGTTGCCAGTACCAGTGAGTATGTGTCACTTCCTCTTTGAAAGTGTTCCTTACTTTATGATTTCGATTGGAGAAACCCTTGTAGTTTCTACCTTTCGGGACCTTTAATGTCCAAGGTTGTTCAGAACTGAATTTCTCTGCTTGGTAAGAGGAAGAAAAGAGTTTGCTCTTCTTTGGTTTCTGATAGTGTAGTAGTTTAGGAATGCCAGTTGTAGTGTAAAGAAAGGGCTCTTGACAccactacctcccattcctgggGTGGAGTTGGTCAGATTTTGTTAGATTGGGCCTGGATCCACATGACAATAATCTCTGTGAATCTGAGAACTCTCATTTCAAGTctcaaataagattttttttcataacgaaTACAaatcaatgctatttataggggtattactttgacgaagctgaaaggatgatccattagaatttagtgagggttaattaCCCATCTCGCTGGTTAGCGTAGGACGCAGGTTCTCAAGGATGGAGAACCCTCCTTTACAACCTTTCTCCCTTGAGCATCGGTTATCCCGTTGGCGGATAACCTTCTGTGTATCCCGACCATTGCCACAGGGAAATAGTCTTCATTTGGACATTCCTCCGTTTAACTGTTGTCGTCTCCTTTCCCTCTACATGGAATCGGCTGGGGGAAGGGAGTGCGGCCTTCTCAGAGCTTGATTTCAATCTTGCTCTTTCTCAAGGTCATCGCCGCTCATTTTTCATATGCGGCCGGCAGTGTGGGAGCACCTTTTTCGTTTGTGAGTTAGGTTGCGTGTCCAAATGGTGTTCACAttaattaagtgaaattataattttttataatttaacttttcagcttcttttcTGTGGGGAACCCTTTCCCCGCCGGAGGTTTAAGTGATTCTCCCGAATAGTGAACATCCTTAGCTGAATTAAGTTAGTGATTTGATGATCCCTGGCTGAAGTAAttttgattcctctctctctctctctctctctctcctctctctctctctctctctctctctctctcatctgtagtGATTTGATGATCTGACTGAActaattttgattctctctctctctctctctctctctctctctctctctctctctctctctctctctcttatctgtaGTGATTTGATGATCTCTGACTGAACTAATTTtgattttctatctctctctcttctctctctctctctcctctcctctctctctctctctctctcatctgtagaGATTTGATGATCTCTGACTGAActaattttgattctctctctctctctctctcatctgtagtGATTTGATGATTNNNNNNNNNNNNNNNNNNNNNNNNNNNNNNNNNNNNNNNNNNNNNNNNNNNNNNNNNNNNNNNNNNNNNNNNNNNNNNNNNNNNNNNNNNNNNNNNNNNNNNNNNNNNNNNNNNNNNNNNNNNNNNNNNNNNNNNNNNNNNNNNNNNNNNNNNNNNNNNNNNNNNNNNNNNNNNNNNNNNNNNNNNNNNNNNNNNNNNNNNNNNNNNNNNNNNNNNNNNNNNNNNNNNNNNNNNNNNNNNNNNNNNNNNNNNNNNNNNNNNNNNNNNNNNNNNNNNNNNNNNNNNNNNNNNNNNNNNNNNNNNNNNNNNNNNNNNNNNNNNNNNNNNNNNNNNNNNNNNNNNNNNNNNNNNNNNNNNNNNNNNNNNNNNNNNNNNNNNNNNNNNNNNNNNNNNNNNNNNNNNNNNNNNNNNNNNNNNNNNNNNNNNNNNNNNNNNNNNNNNNNNNNNNNNNNNNNNNNNNNNNNNNNNNNNNNNNNNNNNNNNNNNNNNNNNNNNNNNNNGCCAGCTGGACCAATGCCTAAACGTCCActcagggagggagggagggagggagggagtgtaCAGAAGGATCcatggttcagagagagagagagagagagagagagagagagagagagattgatttcccTTGTGTGAAGATTTTTCAATTAGCTGATAGAGGACAATTTTACAAGATAAGTACGGATATAATTGTATTTACAATGCatgatgtgtatgtgtatgaatatatatatatatatatatatatatatatatatatatatatatatatatatatatatatatatatacatacagtatatatgaatacatagatacatatatatacatacatatattttatatatataatatatatatatatatatatatatatatatatatatatataaacgtatgtacatttacagtataatcaatagcctatatatatatatatatatatatatatatatatatatatatacatatatatatatatatgtatatatatatatatatatatatatatatatatatatatataatataaacgtatgtacatttacagtataatcaatcaatatatatatatatatatatatatatatatatatatatatatatatatatatatatatgtgtgtgtgtgtgtgtgtgtgtgtgtgtgtgtatatatatatatatatatatatatatatatatataatatatatatatatataatatatatatatacctagatatatatatacatatttgtgtgtatgtgtgtatatataattccaCCGCAGGAAGCATAAAGGCCTCAGTCATTTCCATAGTCacgtctggtgtttggccattttcatcaccacacaggcCAATGTGGGTcggagatggtgggagactttggactgatcactcacagcaaaacaacctagtatgggtggccctgactagtacagctttgctgatcaaggcgata
Proteins encoded in this window:
- the LOC137628767 gene encoding uncharacterized protein isoform X3, translating into MASDLDKKTYFSYLPTGPGGKIRLLVHDSAPGSEDRNSTPKTFIGKVTKVPVSSAESVGVIRSMAPPLKGIGETTQLVMGTKSTVGVLSGLPLPGLSGGKDSIPFVMVSKASGDVKTGTPLPVNGNGAIPFVMVSKASTNVLSRPLPVIGKMEKVEDPTYGFLPRPKRGRPRGSKARVVTPYPLVSKTPNDGKSEIPWEMRGNGENVLYAVPSKAPVDVKPGNPLPLKTDEVYPFVMTSQPPDGISGVVPSMKDVLWKGKSSTVSISKVSTVGSSQSVFVPVHVISSPSQNPVQQMQLTNSLVRHPYPQMQLVDTQVQKSPPQVQVLKSRVGNPPSQTQLQGVHVQNSSAQIKFLSTQVQKPHTQLLTTQAPMPVPRIAPASQRYIVGHSPHQILGQHVLTTAQSPLVMAPSAASSGNDVTTVVRTLVSPHVVAATSQYPGVGSKPSLPKVITGRIKPIQIITKGVVDTPLEDIPIVDLKEEESLDKYDKCTKPFQCSECGLLCADEKALEQHENNHLGEVNYICDQCGKEFSTKSSFEEHLKLHATEKKFECDVCHKKFDYRDNLIFHMRIHGGIKSFSAKCPICQKKFGNKSMRDSHLKNHTVEELRQYKQANSEIVPPPKNDVSYQCDVCSKAFPDKVSLENHKVVHIKYKRGPKLELKRKAILEGVKHSCEHCKKSFNSTQSLKSHLDVCEEKNKSNSVACAFCKKHYGVINQSKDDGSQGMKFICEPCCTFLAQKSQVSGFTPRLENRFICNKCDRCFESEAQLRDHLKSHKPVRCFLCNKNFPSFSALQEHKVSQHGQGRVKHLRGRRSLATKSNSPISGDRAGAKLKRRKKRKRIERSKSRNRIERMQYEQKLEEKRMVMMEAAENFEVPYKKARFQVDGGNISSAEEVMYSGDERKVGSFGEDEDSDDYDSDPNLGVPAEEDDDDDDDDFLESNQHTNVVDDDDNFDDEDFDDDDEDEDLGLFNKKCMKNLEVTIKQEPDDNEDNKAKVMGNFTVFNALPSKVKVNATPSLIPENEIKQEKPDDYEELDVQIKQEKEFMEEATVKEENVMIKEENTFMEEEILEESLLFPIKEEKLDESDLLVEDEYEFTPFGNPVKEERP
- the LOC137628767 gene encoding uncharacterized protein isoform X5 encodes the protein MASDLDKKTYFSYLPTGPGGKIRLLVHDSAPGSEDRNSTPKTFIGKVTKVPVSSAESVGVIRSMAPPLKGIGETTQLVMGTKSTVGVLSGLPLPGLSGGKDSIPFVMVSKASGDVKTGTPLPVNGNGAIPFVMVSKASTNVLSRPLPVIGKMEKVEDPTYGFLPRPKRGRPRGSKARVVTPYPLVSKTPNDGNGENVLYAVPSKAPVDVKPGNPLPLKTDEVYPFVMTSQPPDGISGVVPSMKDVLWKGKSSTVSISKVSTVGSSQSVFVPVHVISSPSQNPVQQMQLTNSLVRHPYPQMQLVDTQVQKSPPQVQVLKSRVGNPPSQTQLQGVHVQNSSAQIKFLSTQVQKPHTQLLTTQAPMPVPRIAPASQRYIVGHSPHQILGQHVLTTAQSPLVMAPSAASSGNDVTTVVRTLVSPHVVAATSQYPGVGSKPSLPKVITGRIKPIQIITKGVVDTPLEDIPIVDLKEEESLDKYDKCTKPFQCSECGLLCADEKALEQHENNHLGEVNYICDQCGKEFSTKSSFEEHLKLHATEKKFECDVCHKKFDYRDNLIFHMRIHGGIKSFSAKCPICQKKFGNKSMRDSHLKNHTVEELRQYKQANSEIVPPPKNDVSYQCDVCSKAFPDKVSLENHKVVHIKYKRGPKLELKRKAILEGVKHSCEHCKKSFNSTQSLKSHLDVCEEKNKSNSVACAFCKKHYGVINQSKDDGSQGMKFICEPCCTFLAQKSQVSGFTPRLENRFICNKCDRCFESEAQLRDHLKSHKPVRCFLCNKNFPSFSALQEHKVSQHGQGRVKHLRGRRSLATKSNSPISGDRAGAKLKRRKKRKRIERSKSRNRIERMQYEQKLEEKRMVMMEAAENFEVPYKKARFQVDGGNISSAEEVMYSGDERKVGSFGEDEDSDDYDSDPNLGVPAEEDDDDDDDDFLESNQHTNVVDDDDNFDDEDFDDDDEDEDLGLFNKKCMKNLEVTIKQEPDDNEDNKAKVMGNFTVFNALPSKVKVNATPSLIPENEIKQEKPDDYEELDVQIKQEKEFMEEATVKEENVMIKEENTFMEEEILEESLLFPIKEEKLDESDLLVEDEYEFTPFGNPVKEERP
- the LOC137628767 gene encoding uncharacterized protein isoform X2, with the translated sequence MASDLDKKTYFSYLPTGPGGKIRLLVHDSAPGSEDRNSTPKTFIGKVTKVPVSSAESVGVIRSMAPPLKGIGETTQLVMGTKSTVGVLSGLPLPGLSGKDSIPFVMVSKASGDVKTGTPLPVNGNGAIPFVMVSKASTNVLSRPLPVIGKMEKVEDPTYGFLPRPKRGRPRGSKAARVVTPYPLVSKTPNDGKSEIPWEMRGNGENVLYAVPSKAPVDVKPGNPLPLKTDEVYPFVMTSQPPDGISGVVPSMKDVLWKGKSSTVSISKVSTVGSSQSVFVPVHVISSPSQNPVQQMQLTNSLVRHPYPQMQLVDTQVQKSPPQVQVLKSRVGNPPSQTQLQGVHVQNSSAQIKFLSTQVQKPHTQLLTTQAPMPVPRIAPASQRYIVGHSPHQILGQHVLTTAQSPLVMAPSAASSGNDVTTVVRTLVSPHVVAATSQYPGVGSKPSLPKVITGRIKPIQIITKGVVDTPLEDIPIVDLKEEESLDKYDKCTKPFQCSECGLLCADEKALEQHENNHLGEVNYICDQCGKEFSTKSSFEEHLKLHATEKKFECDVCHKKFDYRDNLIFHMRIHGGIKSFSAKCPICQKKFGNKSMRDSHLKNHTVEELRQYKQANSEIVPPPKNDVSYQCDVCSKAFPDKVSLENHKVVHIKYKRGPKLELKRKAILEGVKHSCEHCKKSFNSTQSLKSHLDVCEEKNKSNSVACAFCKKHYGVINQSKDDGSQGMKFICEPCCTFLAQKSQVSGFTPRLENRFICNKCDRCFESEAQLRDHLKSHKPVRCFLCNKNFPSFSALQEHKVSQHGQGRVKHLRGRRSLATKSNSPISGDRAGAKLKRRKKRKRIERSKSRNRIERMQYEQKLEEKRMVMMEAAENFEVPYKKARFQVDGGNISSAEEVMYSGDERKVGSFGEDEDSDDYDSDPNLGVPAEEDDDDDDDDFLESNQHTNVVDDDDNFDDEDFDDDDEDEDLGLFNKKCMKNLEVTIKQEPDDNEDNKAKVMGNFTVFNALPSKVKVNATPSLIPENEIKQEKPDDYEELDVQIKQEKEFMEEATVKEENVMIKEENTFMEEEILEESLLFPIKEEKLDESDLLVEDEYEFTPFGNPVKEERP
- the LOC137628767 gene encoding uncharacterized protein isoform X1, whose protein sequence is MASDLDKKTYFSYLPTGPGGKIRLLVHDSAPGSEDRNSTPKTFIGKVTKVPVSSAESVGVIRSMAPPLKGIGETTQLVMGTKSTVGVLSGLPLPGLSGGKDSIPFVMVSKASGDVKTGTPLPVNGNGAIPFVMVSKASTNVLSRPLPVIGKMEKVEDPTYGFLPRPKRGRPRGSKAARVVTPYPLVSKTPNDGKSEIPWEMRGNGENVLYAVPSKAPVDVKPGNPLPLKTDEVYPFVMTSQPPDGISGVVPSMKDVLWKGKSSTVSISKVSTVGSSQSVFVPVHVISSPSQNPVQQMQLTNSLVRHPYPQMQLVDTQVQKSPPQVQVLKSRVGNPPSQTQLQGVHVQNSSAQIKFLSTQVQKPHTQLLTTQAPMPVPRIAPASQRYIVGHSPHQILGQHVLTTAQSPLVMAPSAASSGNDVTTVVRTLVSPHVVAATSQYPGVGSKPSLPKVITGRIKPIQIITKGVVDTPLEDIPIVDLKEEESLDKYDKCTKPFQCSECGLLCADEKALEQHENNHLGEVNYICDQCGKEFSTKSSFEEHLKLHATEKKFECDVCHKKFDYRDNLIFHMRIHGGIKSFSAKCPICQKKFGNKSMRDSHLKNHTVEELRQYKQANSEIVPPPKNDVSYQCDVCSKAFPDKVSLENHKVVHIKYKRGPKLELKRKAILEGVKHSCEHCKKSFNSTQSLKSHLDVCEEKNKSNSVACAFCKKHYGVINQSKDDGSQGMKFICEPCCTFLAQKSQVSGFTPRLENRFICNKCDRCFESEAQLRDHLKSHKPVRCFLCNKNFPSFSALQEHKVSQHGQGRVKHLRGRRSLATKSNSPISGDRAGAKLKRRKKRKRIERSKSRNRIERMQYEQKLEEKRMVMMEAAENFEVPYKKARFQVDGGNISSAEEVMYSGDERKVGSFGEDEDSDDYDSDPNLGVPAEEDDDDDDDDFLESNQHTNVVDDDDNFDDEDFDDDDEDEDLGLFNKKCMKNLEVTIKQEPDDNEDNKAKVMGNFTVFNALPSKVKVNATPSLIPENEIKQEKPDDYEELDVQIKQEKEFMEEATVKEENVMIKEENTFMEEEILEESLLFPIKEEKLDESDLLVEDEYEFTPFGNPVKEERP